The genomic window TTGATAATTAGCAGATTGAGTTGGAATTTCAAAGTGTTGATGCAATAATCTAATATGCGATCATTTTCCTTATTATAAGTTGCATGAGCAGCCTGCAGATCGGCCAGCCTCCTCCACCTTGCTACAGGGGTTGTGCTTTTTGGATGGATATTCGGGTCGAAAAACCGGACCAAGTTGAGGCAACATTTTTCATTGCCAGAGTCACCCTTACCAGATTGGTGCGCTCACCTGTTGTGCATGTGGTGCACACTTTGTCAAGAACACCGCGAACTCCGAACCCGCGGGGCCGACCCCTCCTTAGGTAAATGATATAATATCAAGATTGGAAGATTTCAAGTCCTAATTGTTTTGAACAAATTGATGCAGAATTTGATCTAAATTAATTGTGGATGCAATTGTATCCCAAAACCTTATTAATTATATAAGTTGTATTTTTGGTTTAATAGGATGGGAGGGCAATTTGTCTAAGTGGCTTAAAGATGGACTGACTCCTCCAATTGTGGTACCACGCATGGTAACGTTTAACATTAAAAATGATTGATTAAATTAGTATCAtcagttaaataaataaatttatcaaaataaaataaattaaacatctTTATTTTAGAGGAACTTCCGAATCATAGCTATGTTTTGTTGTGCGTggttttttaaacaaaaaattttatatgcatCTCCATGTATTTAGTAGATATGGTTTTGGTTGTTTTTATATTAAGGAGACGGAAGCTTGAAAATAAGAGAGGAGATTGAAGATCTTGAGATTCAACTTCCGAAGTGTTGAATGCCAGAGCAGCTACTAAAGCAGTTGGAGTCAACTATAAATTTGTATATGTACACTATTTTTATAAATCTCAAATAAGTTGAGCTTGTAAGACACTATAAATCCTCGTTTTGTCCCTTCAACTTCATCCAATCCGTTATTTTGTGGTTTTTAAGTTATATGCATTATTTTCTTCCTTGTAAAGGGGTAGGTTAATAGGGGTTGATCAACTCTGGGGTCCCAAATATTCAGGTTTTTATGGTCTAACCACTCAACTGATAAGCAATCTAGTCTAATTAACCTGCTGGTATTTTGATACCCTTATTTATTGTTTACCTCTAATTTTAAGCAATAAAAAATGAATCACATACACAATGTATGAACTTAAactcatttttttagtaaaaaaaatggaTGTTTTTGAAAGAGAAATGCTTGAAAAATAAAGGTCCAAGTTGTTATTCTAATCCACTTTGTTCAACAAACCAATCcttgaatattaaataaaataaaataaaggcaataaaGAGACAGACATGAACTAATGTACAAAAAGAGAGACAATTCAAGTGGTCTTTGGACCTCCAAAACATGTATTGACCCTAAACAATGTAGTTTATCCTCCAGGTTCTACTTATATGTCCCACCCATGGAAATGGGAAACCAACCTTTTCCACTTCATAAGTTTTTCTTATTACCATGGACATGAACAAAGACGACCACGTTTATGAACATGACGAGATTGATGAAGATGATGTTTTCTTTGCTGAGATTCAAAGACAGATTCTACTTTTAACAGCAGATGACGACGATCATCAAGCTGCCGGAGCTGGTGTTAACAACCCGGGATCAAGAAGAAAAGCTGTTGAGAATCTCTCTTCTTCATTCCACCATGGATCGTATTTCAGCTGGCCAGAAACCGACTCAGTACCAACTTGGCTTGCTAATCTATGGAGAACTGGCAATGGAACGGGAGTATTCATTCCCCACATCAAATCTACAAGACGCCACAGGCCAGGTATCATTTTGAGTAAATCATTTATCTTCTATTTTTGTGCAGATTTCAGTGACTAACATTGACCCGGTAACTTGCAGGAAGGAAGGATAGGCGAAAAGTTTACAGGCCAGTGGAGACCAAACATTCATGAACAAGCAA from Gossypium hirsutum isolate 1008001.06 chromosome D12, Gossypium_hirsutum_v2.1, whole genome shotgun sequence includes these protein-coding regions:
- the LOC107946437 gene encoding protein PLANT CADMIUM RESISTANCE 12 isoform X4, which codes for MFLHKPETAIPVFRPDTEDSPFRAYMTTQLPEGLWTTGLCECYGDVPNCNRLFTSICPCITMGRNSEIINRGEISCRSASLLHLATGVVLFGWIFGSKNRTKLRQHFSLPESPLPDWCAHLLCMWCTLCQEHRELRTRGADPSLGWEGNLSKWLKDGLTPPIVVPRMTEA
- the LOC107946437 gene encoding protein PLANT CADMIUM RESISTANCE 12 isoform X3, giving the protein MFLHKPETAIPVFRPDTEDSPFRAYMTTQLPEGLWTTGLCECYGDVPNCNRLFTSICPCITMGRNSEIINRGEISCRSASLLHLATGVVLFGWIFGSKNRTKLRQHFSLPESPLPDWCAHLLCMWCTLCQEHRELRTRGADPSLGWEGNLSKWLKDGLTPPIVVPRMETEA
- the LOC107946437 gene encoding protein PLANT CADMIUM RESISTANCE 12 isoform X1 — translated: MFLHKPETAIPVFRPDTEDSPFRAYMTTQLPEGLWTTGLCECYGDVPNCNRLFTSICPCITMGRNSEIINRGEISCRSASLLHLATGVVLFGWIFGSKNRTKLRQHFSLPESPLPDWCAHLLCMWCTLCQEHRELRTRGADPSLGWEGNLSKWLKDGLTPPIVVPRMVTFNIKND
- the LOC107946437 gene encoding protein PLANT CADMIUM RESISTANCE 12 isoform X2; translation: MFLHKPETAIPVFRPDTEDSPFRAYMTTQLPEGLWTTGLCECYGDVPNCLFTSICPCITMGRNSEIINRGEISCRSASLLHLATGVVLFGWIFGSKNRTKLRQHFSLPESPLPDWCAHLLCMWCTLCQEHRELRTRGADPSLGWEGNLSKWLKDGLTPPIVVPRMVTFNIKND